The Bacteroidia bacterium genome includes a region encoding these proteins:
- the selD gene encoding selenide, water dikinase SelD has product MSNYRLTQSTTNLGCSCKLDPGVLSEIIESLPKTKHDSLIVGYDGRDDAAIIDIGADIYLVNTVDFFTPIVDDAFIYGEIAAANAISDVYAMGGKPVSAVSILGWPVDKIPIAEAGQVLAGGSATCNRAQIPLAGGHSIASAEPFFGLAVTGIVGKHNFKQNNTPQPGDWLFITKPIGTGLITKTKRLDPSFSEEFYQEAVSSMRKLNSFGALAANISGVNAITDITGFGLGGHLLEMTAKLPQHIAKIFVPNIPTLPGFLDIYSEKQPPGLANRNWKSFDNRVKVEDTLGFTLASDPQTNGGLLIALNPSSWPDVLQAAADAQIPQNCLQPIGIFAEKNISESVSFINQPWS; this is encoded by the coding sequence ATGAGTAATTACCGTTTAACGCAGTCCACTACAAACTTAGGTTGTAGTTGCAAATTAGACCCCGGTGTTTTGAGCGAAATAATAGAATCTTTACCCAAAACAAAACACGATTCATTAATTGTAGGATATGACGGAAGAGATGATGCGGCAATCATTGATATTGGTGCAGATATTTATTTAGTAAACACCGTTGATTTTTTCACGCCTATTGTGGATGATGCGTTCATCTATGGAGAAATTGCTGCGGCAAATGCGATTAGTGATGTTTATGCGATGGGCGGGAAGCCCGTTTCTGCTGTTTCGATATTGGGCTGGCCTGTTGATAAAATACCTATTGCGGAAGCCGGCCAAGTATTGGCAGGCGGAAGCGCTACCTGTAACCGCGCACAAATTCCCTTAGCCGGCGGGCACAGCATCGCCTCCGCCGAACCCTTTTTTGGATTAGCTGTAACCGGCATTGTTGGTAAACATAACTTTAAACAAAATAACACCCCACAACCCGGCGACTGGCTCTTCATAACAAAGCCAATTGGTACCGGACTGATAACCAAAACGAAACGCTTAGATCCGAGTTTTTCGGAAGAGTTTTACCAAGAAGCAGTTTCGTCTATGCGCAAACTCAATTCTTTTGGGGCATTGGCAGCCAATATCTCCGGTGTAAATGCTATAACAGACATCACTGGATTTGGTTTAGGAGGGCACCTCTTGGAGATGACAGCCAAACTTCCCCAGCATATCGCTAAGATATTTGTACCCAATATTCCAACGCTGCCGGGTTTTCTTGATATTTATTCTGAAAAGCAGCCTCCCGGCTTAGCTAATCGTAATTGGAAATCTTTTGATAACCGCGTTAAAGTAGAAGACACTTTGGGCTTTACCTTAGCCAGCGACCCCCAAACTAACGGCGGACTGTTGATAGCACTAAACCCAAGTAGCTGGCCAGATGTTCTTCAAGCAGCAGCAGATGCTCAAATACCTCAAAATTGCTTACAACCAATTGGAATATTTGCTGAAAAAAATATCTCCGAAAGTGTTTCTTTCATCAACCAGCCATGGTCATAA
- a CDS encoding inositol monophosphatase, with product MNTQLNLTADFLDQIQQWQTILINQIQKTGEFIRQERLKFSGDRIEFKGKNNLVSYVDRTAEEQLVSCCQQLIPNSGFVNEETGSKNLHHDFIWIIDPLDGTTNFIHGVPLYCISLALQYKQTLVLGIIYEVNRAELFSAIATQGAFLNGKKITVSTETAISNSLIATGFPYTRFEHIADYLKMLSNVMQTVRGLRRLGSAALDLAYVACGRFDCFFEALLSPWDIAAGILIIQEAGGFVSTFDGKTFPLWGKSIVASNQKVHTQLIELLAEVAQHELP from the coding sequence ATGAATACCCAACTAAATTTAACAGCTGACTTTTTAGACCAGATTCAGCAATGGCAAACTATTTTAATCAATCAAATCCAAAAAACCGGTGAATTTATCCGGCAAGAACGGTTAAAATTCAGTGGCGACCGCATCGAATTTAAAGGAAAAAATAACCTCGTTTCCTATGTAGATAGAACTGCCGAAGAACAACTTGTTTCTTGCTGCCAGCAACTAATCCCTAATAGCGGATTCGTTAATGAAGAAACAGGTTCAAAAAATTTACATCACGACTTTATCTGGATCATTGACCCACTGGACGGCACTACAAACTTTATCCATGGAGTGCCTTTATACTGCATTAGCCTCGCCTTGCAATACAAACAAACATTGGTATTGGGAATTATTTATGAAGTAAATCGAGCAGAACTTTTTTCGGCAATAGCTACACAGGGTGCTTTTCTGAATGGGAAAAAAATAACCGTAAGTACAGAAACAGCGATTTCAAATTCACTTATCGCAACCGGATTTCCGTACACCCGTTTTGAGCATATTGCAGATTACTTAAAGATGCTCAGCAACGTAATGCAAACCGTTCGCGGGCTTCGTCGCTTAGGATCTGCCGCCTTAGACTTAGCCTATGTAGCCTGCGGACGCTTCGACTGCTTCTTTGAAGCCCTACTAAGCCCATGGGATATTGCCGCCGGAATACTAATTATCCAAGAAGCCGGCGGATTTGTATCTACTTTTGACGGAAAAACATTTCCCCTATGGGGAAAATCTATCGTAGCTTCTAACCAAAAAGTGCATACACAACTTATAGAACTATTGGCTGAAGTTGCCCAGCATGAACTACCTTAA
- a CDS encoding OmpA family protein, whose amino-acid sequence MVSEVSTFAGGNGSGFVDGLGTSARLNGPNGIAMDGNGNIYFSDDNNNAVRKITTNGTVTTLAGNGIAGFKNGLGKFAQFNGPKGLAVDKFGNVFVADYNNHCIRKITPDGIVSVFAGVPLEGFQNGETQEARFRYPIGLCIDKARNLYVMDMGNNAIRKITPEGKVTTIAGNGLPGYADGQGSSAQFNDPLGICIDANDYIYLVDSRNRCIRMLTTSGKTTTILNSKLTGYRDSTGKVKQLNFANSASNFAGGICTDSKGNLFIADGGSNTIVQVDLNRKVLWRLAGTGSVGLVNGHGEDAQFYDPVEICHNGKDASFVCDFKNHAIRKITITYKYPPPPQQTKPKEEIVLKGTVTDAKTNAPLSAEIKLIATDTIAQITLRTLEAKGGTFSQIITPNTWNIEVKKEGYLPYSYSVPKPTGTYNHEIVVGIKLNKIEKNAKLVMRNVYFKYASAELLEESYYALNQIADFLKENPNLKIRIAGHTDRGGTPDYNLRLSEARAKKIVDYLIVAGVPKTQLSYIGYGNTRPVASNDTEEGRSQNRRVEFEITDDNAK is encoded by the coding sequence ATGGTTTCAGAAGTTTCTACGTTTGCCGGCGGAAATGGATCTGGTTTTGTAGATGGCTTAGGGACTTCTGCCCGCCTTAACGGACCTAATGGTATCGCTATGGACGGTAACGGAAATATCTATTTTTCTGATGATAACAACAACGCCGTCCGAAAAATCACCACAAATGGAACCGTTACAACTCTTGCGGGAAACGGAATAGCCGGCTTTAAAAATGGATTGGGAAAATTTGCCCAATTTAATGGCCCCAAGGGCCTTGCCGTAGATAAATTCGGTAATGTCTTTGTAGCTGATTATAACAACCATTGCATCCGAAAAATCACTCCGGACGGAATCGTAAGTGTATTTGCCGGAGTTCCACTGGAAGGATTTCAAAATGGAGAAACACAAGAAGCCCGATTCAGATACCCGATTGGCCTCTGTATTGATAAAGCCAGAAACCTATATGTGATGGATATGGGAAACAACGCCATCCGAAAAATTACACCAGAAGGAAAAGTAACAACCATTGCCGGAAATGGCCTCCCGGGCTACGCAGACGGACAAGGAAGCAGCGCACAATTTAACGACCCACTCGGAATCTGTATTGACGCAAATGACTACATCTACTTAGTTGATAGCAGAAACCGATGTATCCGTATGCTAACTACAAGCGGAAAAACCACCACAATTCTGAATAGCAAACTTACCGGCTACAGAGATAGTACCGGAAAAGTAAAACAACTGAACTTTGCGAACTCCGCTTCAAACTTTGCCGGCGGAATCTGCACAGACTCAAAGGGAAACTTATTCATCGCTGACGGCGGCAGCAACACCATCGTTCAAGTTGATTTGAACCGAAAAGTACTTTGGCGTTTAGCCGGTACCGGCTCTGTCGGACTCGTAAATGGGCACGGCGAAGATGCCCAATTCTATGACCCCGTTGAAATATGCCACAACGGAAAAGATGCCAGCTTCGTATGCGACTTTAAAAACCATGCTATCAGAAAAATAACCATCACCTACAAATATCCCCCTCCCCCTCAACAAACTAAACCCAAAGAAGAAATTGTCTTAAAAGGTACAGTTACAGATGCCAAAACAAATGCACCCCTTTCTGCCGAAATTAAACTAATAGCAACAGACACCATAGCCCAAATAACCCTTCGTACCTTAGAAGCAAAAGGAGGCACTTTCAGCCAAATAATCACCCCAAATACATGGAATATTGAAGTCAAAAAAGAAGGCTATTTGCCATACAGCTACTCCGTTCCCAAACCTACCGGAACCTATAACCACGAAATTGTTGTGGGTATTAAGCTAAATAAAATTGAAAAAAATGCGAAATTGGTGATGCGCAACGTTTACTTTAAATATGCATCAGCAGAATTACTGGAAGAATCATATTACGCCTTAAACCAAATTGCAGATTTTTTAAAGGAAAACCCAAATTTAAAAATTCGCATTGCCGGGCATACCGATAGAGGTGGCACACCAGACTATAATCTTCGACTTTCTGAAGCCAGAGCTAAAAAAATTGTTGATTATCTGATAGTGGCCGGAGTTCCCAAAACTCAACTTAGCTACATTGGTTATGGTAATACACGGCCAGTTGCTTCCAATGACACCGAAGAAGGACGCTCCCAAAACCGCAGAGTCGAATTTGAAATTACTGACGATAACGCCAAATGA
- the truB gene encoding tRNA pseudouridine(55) synthase TruB, whose protein sequence is MISALEAKESSWLLIDKELHWTSFDVVAKIRNTLKIKKVGHAGTLDPLASGLLLVATGKKTKEISHFMGQSKTYIANVRFGATTPSLDAEFPEEQIIPDYILDTNQLESNLLKFRGEIDQVPPIFSAIHIQGKRAYHLARVGNEVIMPTRKVTIYELRILSTGLQSAELYVKCSSGTYIRSLARDIGEILGVPAYLSSLRRTHIGDFDIKDAYTVKQWIDYWKDSADM, encoded by the coding sequence ATGATTTCTGCTTTAGAGGCAAAAGAAAGCAGTTGGTTACTGATTGATAAAGAGCTTCATTGGACATCTTTTGATGTAGTAGCTAAGATACGCAATACACTAAAAATCAAGAAAGTAGGCCATGCCGGAACCTTAGATCCGCTGGCAAGTGGCTTGCTCTTAGTTGCAACGGGTAAGAAAACTAAGGAAATTTCCCATTTTATGGGGCAATCCAAAACCTACATAGCCAATGTACGCTTTGGCGCAACAACTCCCTCCTTAGACGCAGAATTTCCAGAAGAACAAATTATACCGGATTATATTCTGGATACCAATCAATTAGAAAGCAATCTATTAAAATTTAGAGGAGAAATTGACCAAGTTCCGCCGATATTTTCCGCCATACATATTCAGGGAAAACGTGCCTATCATTTGGCAAGAGTTGGTAATGAAGTGATTATGCCTACCAGAAAAGTAACTATTTATGAATTGAGGATTCTTTCTACTGGGCTTCAAAGTGCAGAACTTTATGTTAAATGCAGTTCTGGAACCTATATTCGGTCATTAGCACGAGACATCGGTGAAATCTTAGGTGTTCCGGCTTATTTAAGTTCCTTACGCAGAACTCACATAGGGGATTTTGACATAAAAGATGCCTATACCGTAAAACAATGGATAGACTACTGGAAAGATTCGGCAGATATGTAA